Genomic DNA from Hyperolius riggenbachi isolate aHypRig1 chromosome 10, aHypRig1.pri, whole genome shotgun sequence:
TACTTAGATTGCGGCTACGCTCACAGTGTCAGTGGGCAGTGAGCTCCTCGTAAAAGCAGGATCGCAACGCAATGGAAATATCGCAAGCGCACGTTATGAGTACTGTATCGCATACAGTCAGTGGAAAGTGCGCATCACTGCTAACGGGCGCATATTGCGTGGATGCAATGCGTTGGGGCGCTGCATGCTATTGGGTAGCGCCGCACTGGGTGccctgtgaatgtcgcataggttTTTCACTACAGTGCGATTTTCAGCATTACAGCAAACCGCAACACGAGACGAACGCAGCCTAACCTATCTCAAGAATCTGCACTGCGATGTTTTATCGATTAGTAATGCCAATAATATGACATCGAATCTGTGATGAATGACGGATTGATGCTCTTAATACAATTTGTGCCTTTTCAATCTAATACGCATTGATGATCttctttttgcaaaaatgttaatTTTGACTTTCGAGTGAAAATGCCATCGAAACTCATTTTGTAATAAATTTGGGTGTTTTCACAAGTTATCGCCCTAAAAATTATTTTGGTGGTaaatttaatgattttttttttgcagtcaaAATACAGATTTTAAGCATTTTTCATGAATTATCACCAGATTGCGAAAGTACATGAGAATTCGAGAATTTCCTCGAAATCAAAAATGCCATTTTGAATGCGAAAATGACTGCGATGAAAACGCACACGCAACACTGCTAATAAGTAGACATCGATTGTTTGAGATTGTCCTGTGTGTGTCCACCATAACCGTATCTGAGAAGCAGCCAAACACTGAACACTACAGTCCCAGCAGGTGAGCTGCTGTAGCTGGGGGATCAAGTTGTACGGCGAGCTCTTATTTAATATAATTGGTTGATTTAATCCCATAAATGAGGTTCCACTGTATCCTCCTGTAACTATTCGCGGTCTTCCAGCACGGAGCGGATTTGGTCTCCGATTACATAAACTATTTACATGCTGACAAGGAAAGGTAACATACAGGTCTGGTCATTATGAGAAGCACTAAAACAACTGAACAATTCCTTTCAGCTCTGAGTAGCTCATTAATAAATGTATTTCCCAAGTGGTTGTCCTGCTCCTGATCAGCCAAGCGCTACATCTGTCCTCTTTCCCTACAAGCCCACCCGAGAGTTCTACACGTCTACAACTGCTATTCAGCTCTATGGAGTTAGCGATTCATTCTACTTATGCGTGAACTCCATAGATTCAAGGTGGATGTTTTCAAAAACTCCATCAGGGTCAATTtttttaaatggaacctaaagtgagaggtatatggaggctgccatatttattttctgttaaacaataccagttgcctggctgtcctgctgatcctctgcctctgagggtaggagcacactaggcagtgcgtgaaagttagcgttttgccgcacatgcgtttttcttgcgttttcaTTGcgtttttttaatgcgttttatgcaaatcactttgaAGTCAACAGAAAGCGTAAATGtatcaaacttgttttttttcaacaaaaaaaaagcgtaaagactgcaaacaaaacgcataaaaaaacgcacTTAAACGCAATGCCTCTGCGTCTCCATTGACTTTCACTATGTGTGTTTTTAGATGCGGTTTGAAAAAATATACAGCAAGtccagcattttttaaaacgcactttgcagaatgcaaacatgccttttttttcatgcggcccattgacttgcataatgtgcgtttttgctgcaacgctagcgtttccgcctggtgtgttcctaccctcatacgtttagccacagcccctgaacaagtatgcaaatcaagtgctctgactggattagctgcatgcttgtttcaggtgagtgatttagacactactgatgccagaaagattagcaggacagccaggcaactggtattgtttcaggctccctttaaaggacacccaaggtgaaaataaacaaattaaataaacaatgGTATCTAAAaccctatgaactattgatcctttttatctcttttctgctctcggaagcaattttctgctaggaaagtgttttattgttgtaatttcttatcagtgagggtcacactgtagtctgacccagtcctgactcagacaggaactggcacttacatacctgatatttaactctttcaggcagagaaaggaaaaaaaggaacacagcatagttatttgtgtgctaggcactgtacatacccatgtctatctcatcatgtcacatgtcacctcgggtatcctttaactaagcTTACAAAACCTCAATTTTGAAGATCTCTGCTTCTCCCCATGACCACATTCTGGTGCTAACAACAAGTATTCATTCAACAAGCCTGTAAGAGTTTGGCTGAAGTTTTCTGTTGGGTGTTACCTGGTGGCTGAGTGACTTGCTTGCTGCCAAACTGGACAGTGATGCAGAGGTCATTGTCAATGGGGAACTTATTACAGTTCAGCATCTCCGGCCAAGGAAAGCCATAGGACTCCATGACGGGCGCGCAGCTGTCTCGGACCACCTCGCACAGCGACCGGCACGGGTAAATGGGTCTTTCCAAGCAAATGGGGGCGAAAAGCGAGCAGAGGAAAAGTTGGGtgtccctgtggcacctcttggcCAGGAGAGGCAcccagctgctggcctgctgcttgACCTCAGGCATGGTCTCGTGGTCCAGCAGGTTGGGTAGCCGCATCTTCTTGTAGCCCACGTTGTGGCACAGGCTCAGGTCCTGAGGAATGTCCACGCACTGGCTCTGCTTGGCGTAGAAGCGTCCGTTCTGAAAGTTGTCCGACTGCCAGCTGTAATAATCGTATTCTTCGGCCGAGCTCCAGAGCACGAAACCAACCAGCAAGGAGTTCACGCAAGCCACAATATTCCACTGGAACTGCATGACGGCGGAATTTTCAGAATATAGTCATGAAGGATCTCACAGAGGCTTAGACTTTGtgccagaattatttttttctcctttttggtgaaaaattaaaataaataaataaattgaaaaccctttaaaaaaaaattaattgtagAAT
This window encodes:
- the SFRP5 gene encoding secreted frizzled-related protein 5; the encoded protein is MQFQWNIVACVNSLLVGFVLWSSAEEYDYYSWQSDNFQNGRFYAKQSQCVDIPQDLSLCHNVGYKKMRLPNLLDHETMPEVKQQASSWVPLLAKRCHRDTQLFLCSLFAPICLERPIYPCRSLCEVVRDSCAPVMESYGFPWPEMLNCNKFPIDNDLCITVQFGSKQVTQPPVTKICTQCEIEQKSETMRVQYCASDFVLRMRIKEMKIENGDRKLIAAQKKKKVLKAGKLKRKEFRKLVLYIKNAAGCPCPQLDNLSGSFLIMGRKVDNKLLLTAIYKWDKKSKDMKYAVNFMFSYPCSETISHGAGSHLGSFR